Part of the Drosophila pseudoobscura strain MV-25-SWS-2005 chromosome 2, UCI_Dpse_MV25, whole genome shotgun sequence genome, atgcatcactggcgggctacgcactactccaggggaagccctggatacccCGCACAGTATCCTCCTCCctgtagatctcatgggaaagaaggtggcaacactttctgccctcagaatgagagaagccagactgtggaaggcgtccgcggttgggcactcgggactcctgatgagactcccgcaattaccagagaggacagattattgtatccctagtgatcacctcttGTAGCATACAACGTACAGGTTATAGGAGCTGATGATAACTAAACGGGAGTAGGAAGTACGCGCTGGATTCCGCTTTTGTCGCTGGTCGGCGGGGTGTGGGCATGGAGGATATTTTACTACCCATTTAGAGCTCTAGCAAATGGTCGAGATaagaaattatataaaaaaaataaatcgcGTACGAGTAGGGAAAGGATACTAGGAAACGGGATACAGGGGGTCAAAGGGACAGATCAGCATGGATACGTAAGCGAAGAAGATCACCGGTCAGATCTTTGTCGGCTGCGGTATCGCCCATTGGCGagaacgcccaccctaccatgatccttcaGGGCCACCTATTAACAGTCAGgatccctccaacaaagacTGCAGTGGGTCACATCTCCGTCAGACGAGGTTGCATCTTATATCCGATATAAGATATTTAGCCTTGGTTCATTTCCAAACTAACTTTATTAAAGCAATCCATAGttcttcatttaaattccTATAAAACCTAACGCTAATAGAATCTAGTCCATAATATAAGCCTGCTATTCGATATTGTCTTACATTTATAGGGTATTACTATACAGCATATACTGGGGAAAGAATATCATAGGGGCAAGGTAGGGTATAATGatcttaaatctataaaaatgattagtaGTAGGTATATATAAATGCCTGAGCTAGGTTAtgtagcaaggtaataattagtgaggcattcaactagtatttaaaatagcatacagcgcgcattggtatttaccgcaccatcgatacactcggcgggaaataccaatagtgagatatcggataagaaacatcgataataGAGTAAGTGCACTTTGTAATGGGCGATTGTGGGAGACAgacgcgcagctaataaaaaagagttatATCAAATCgccgggcttgtgtttttatacctagACAGTTCACCCACGCACCGATGTTGGTCACtacaattcccgggttagacggcctacaaTTTCAGAAGTGGGATAGGATCAACCGCCGCCAGTGAAAAATAGCgaaaatttttcttttctcgtCCGTCGAAGACGCCAttgctggaaaaaaaaacatgtcgGACTTGGTCGGCACGGAGGAGTTCTCGGCCGCCCAGCTGCGCGGATGGCTGGAGTCACTCAATCTAccaaaaggtggaagcaaagCTGCCATGGCAGCGAGACTTAACGAAATACCAGTAGAGCTGCGGGACCACCGGCAGCCGAAACATGCGAGAACGAGAGGGAAGATGAGGCAGCCGCAGATCAAGACTCGACGAAGAGCGAACGCAAAGAGAAGAACGAAAAAGCACCGCAAGCGCAtgggcacaacaacaaccacggcGAATATCGAGCAGAGGTTGAAATGTTAAAATTGCAAGtcgagctgctgaagctgcagagcgagagggagaaggaagggagaggagagaacacaaCACCAGCCGCCAACAATGACGCTGGCGTCATGTTGCTAAATGCCGCCAAAGACATGTTGCCAACATATCATGGCAACATTTCTGGAAACAACGATGACGTCACAACTTGGATCGCGCAGTTTAAGGCCATCGCAAAAGTGAACAAACTGAAGGATGAGAAACTACTAATGCTGCTAATGTCGAAGCTTAAGGACAAAGCATTGGTGTGGCTGCATTTGAGTTCGGACCACATGTCGTTGCCAATCGATCAGTTGTTGAACGTCATGGAAGACACTTTCCATCCCAAGGAAAGCAAACTGTTGCTCTGTCGCAAGTTCGAGTCCCGTTCAGGGGCACGTGACGAGGAGTTCTCGATGTACTTCAACGCCAAAGTGTCGCTGGCATCCCGCATAGTCATTGACAACGAGGAGTTTATTGACGGAGTCATCGAAGGTATCCCAGACGTAGGCCTGCGTAGGCAAGCCCACATGCAGTGCTTTGGTGCTCCACATCAACTACTCAAGGCGTTCGAGAAGATCATGCTGCCAAAGAAGTACGGTTCAACTGAAGGGGCAAACACTGGAGCCTCGCCAACACCCATTCGCTGCTACAACTGCAACTCTTTGGGCCACGTGGCAGGGGAGTGCCGCAAGCCCAAGCGCGAAAGAGGAGCGTGCTACGGATGCGGCAGCATGAGTCACCAGGTGTCACACTGTGACGAAAATAAGTACAAGGTACATAACGAttacatatacaaatttaatatatacattAGCAATTACAATAACAAATGCTTGTCCTTAGATTGCCTCATCGACTCAGGGAGCCCAATAAGTTTTATAAAGTTATCATGTCTAGAGCACCAGTCGGAAAACAATCTAAATAAAGCGGAAGAGCGCTCACGATTAAGTTCGAATGAAATCAAAGAAGATGATTTAAGTTTATATAAGTTTAACAAAGACagagaaattgaatttattttgaataaaaatgcgAATTACGCTTATGTTGGACTAA contains:
- the LOC117183275 gene encoding uncharacterized protein, with amino-acid sequence MLKLQVELLKLQSEREKEGRGENTTPAANNDAGVMLLNAAKDMLPTYHGNISGNNDDVTTWIAQFKAIAKVNKLKDEKLLMLLMSKLKDKALVWLHLSSDHMSLPIDQLLNVMEDTFHPKESKLLLCRKFESRSGARDEEFSMYFNAKVSLASRIVIDNEEFIDGVIEGIPDVGLRRQAHMQCFGAPHQLLKAFEKIMLPKKYGSTEGANTGASPTPIRCYNCNSLGHVAGECRKPKRERGACYGCGSMSHQVSHCDENKYKIASSTQGAQ